In Ktedonobacterales bacterium, the sequence TGCGCCTCTACGAGCGGGAGCATCTGCCTGTCACCTCAGTGGTCATCTACTTACAGCGTCTGGGACAGCTTCCCAGTTCTCCCTTTCTGATTCCGAGTGGGCTGGACAGCAGATCAACGCTTCGTTGCGACTATGAGGTTATCAAAATGTGGGAACTGGCGCCAGCGACAGTGTTGGCGCGCCCTTATCCGGCACTATGGCCCCTGGCAGGAATGATGCAGGGAGTGAAAGCAGAAACAGTCATTGATATAGCGCAGCAGATCGTTGAGACGCCGTTGGCCCAAGAGCAGAAAAGCGAACTCATCGGGCAATTGGTAGTGCTGGCAGGTATACAGCTTGCGCCAGAAGTGATCAGCGCCACATTCAGGAGGCACCCTATGATGGACGAAATGTTGGAGGCATCGAGTACGGCTCATATGTTCTGGGAGAGAGGACGAATTGAAGGCTTGCGTGATGTGGCCCGCCTTGGGCTGGAGCATCGCTTCGGCGCATTGGGCGCTGATTTGCTTCAGGCTATTGGCGCAGCCGACGAGCCAACCCTCACTACCATCATCACGTACTCAGAAGAGTCCCTGGAGCAGGTACGGGCGCGGCTGGGTCTGCCAGGAGAAGCACAATAACCCTGGGCTTGGCAAGGGGCCAAAACCTGAAATGGACCACACTGACTTCTGGCACAAACTCGATACGCTAATAGCTGCCTCCACGCTCAAAATTGATCGCCCCAAAGGGTCAACGCATCCCCGCTACCCGGACTTTCTCTATCCGCTTGACTATGGCTACTTGGAGGGAACGACCTCTGCCGATGGCGGCGGGATTGATGTATGGATAGGAAGCCTGCCAGAAAAGTCTCTCACCGCCCTTCTCTGCGCGGTGGACCTGGAAAAGCGCGATTCAGAGATCAAGCTGCTGCTGGGCTGCACACCACACGAAGCGCAGCGCCTGCTCGCTATCCATAACAACGGCACGCAATCAGCAATCCTGTTAGAGCGTCCAGGTGAAGCATAGCAGGCGTCCAGCCAGGTGTTTCTTACCCAGAAACCGCTTCCAAAACCTGGTAAGGTAGTGTAAGCTCATTTCAGAATTGCTCTACTATCTTGATTGTCCATACTGGAGGTTGCGTCATGAGCGAAAACCCGCCGAACTGGAATCTGGAAACCCTGCTGGTGCATACCGGCGAGCATCAGGCTCCCCAGGATGTCGCCCGACAGGGCATGCCCACCAGCCTGCCGATTTACGCCTCCGCCACCTTCGTGCATGACGACGCCGACGCGCTCGACTCAGCCTTTGAGCCGCCCGCGCCCGACGCGCCGCCTGTCTTCAGTTACTCGCGTCATGGCAACCCGACGGTGGCCGGGCTGGAGCAAGCTCTGGCGGCGGCAGAGTGTGGTAAAGGCGCGGTGGCGTTTGGCTCAGGCATGGCCGCGCTCTATGCCGCGCTGCTGGCCGCCGGGCTGGCCCCAGGCGAAACTATCATTGCCGCCAACAATCTCTACGGCGCTTCCACCGGCATGCTCCGCAAAATCTTCGCCCCGCAGGGCGCGCGCGTCATTCTGCGCGACCTCACCGATACTGCCGCGACCTGCCAGGCTATCGAGGAAGAGCAGCCCACCGTCGTCCTGCTGGAAACCATCTCCAACCCGCTCTTACAGGTCTGTGACCTGCCAACTATTGCCGAAGCCGGGCGCAAGGTTGGCGCGGTGATCGTCGTTGACAGTACCTTTACCACCCCCATTCTGCTGCGCCCGCTGGAGCAGGGGGCCGACATCGTAGTTCACAGCGCCACTAAATACCTGGGTGGACATGGCGACGCGCTTGGCGGCGTTGCCATCGCCAACACCAGCTACCATCTCTCAGCGATCACCAGCAACCTGCGTATGCTTGGTGGTGTCCTCAGCCCATTCGAGGCGCGCCTGATCTCGCGTGGATTAAAAACGCTCGCCCTGCGGATGGAACGGCACTGCGCCAACGCCGCCAGCGTGGCGCGCTGGCTGGCCCAGGACGCCAGGGTAAGCTGTGTCTACTATCCTGGCTTGCCAACGCATCCCCAGCACGAACTGGCGAGCCGCTTGCTGCGTAACGGCCTTTATGGAGGCATGGTTTCGTTTGAGATTCGCAATGCTGACCGCGCCGCCGTCCACCGCTTCATGGACGCGCTGCGCCTGTGCCTGTGTGGGACTAGCCTGGGGGATGTATATAGCCTGATCTCCTATTCGGCCAGGTCTTCACACCGCGACCTGACGCCCGCGCAGCGCGCCGAACAAGGCATCAGCGATGGGTTGGTGCGCCTCTCGGTTGGCATCGAGCATCCCAATGACATCATTGCCGATCTCGACCAGGCGCTGGCCGCCATCCAGACCGAAGTATAACCGCGCCTACTCGTCGGCCTCAGCGCCCTCGTCATCAGATGAGTCGCCGCGCCGGTTCTGGCGCAGCAGTTCTTCGATGTCCTGAATCAAGACCTCGGCGCTGGGCAGATCGCCAGAGGGGCGCGGCGGCTGCGACTCACCAGCAACGCCAGGCTCAGCCTCTATAAGCGGAACGATGTCCTCGTCAGCCCCGGAATTGAGGCGTTCTTCAAGCTGGCGCACATAATTGGCCGCTTCCTGATCTTGCGCCACCACCGCCGAAACCCGCTCTTGAAAGCGGGTGGCGCCCAACTGGAGTTCGCGCAGATTTACCCGCAGCCCCAACACCTCATTGAGCCGCGCCAGCAGCGCCACCGAGACTTGCAGGTTCGGCGAAACCGTCAGGTAATGCGGGGCAGCCCCCCACAGGCTCAGCGCAGAGATATGCTCCTGGCGGCAGGCATCGTGCAGCACACCCAGGATGCCAGTTGGTCCCTGATATTTCGAGCCGCCCATGCCCATACGCGCCAGTTCTTCGGCCAGTTGGTTCGTCGTGGAAGCAGCCGTAATCGGCACCGGACGTGTATGCGGTACATCCGCCAGTAAGCCCCCCAGCAGAGCTACCTGCGCAACATTCAGCCGACGGCACACACCAGTGATTATGCGGGTAAAGGTTTTCCAGCGCAGATTTGGCTCCGTACCCATCAACAGAATCACATCGCGCGATGGCTCGGCGCGACGGCGCGGGCGCGTTGCACCCTCTGGTGGCTCAGGGCGGCGCGCGTAATAAAACTCGTTGCCCGGCCAGGTAATCTCGCGCACCACCCCGCCGGTCAGGCGTGTCTGCGGGCGCGTATCGGTAAAGGCAAAAAATTCTTCAGCATCAATCTCCGCAAAGCGTCGGGCGCCCCAGCGATCTACCAGGAAATGCACTGCCCAACTCGCGGCCCCCGCTGCATCGTTCCATCCAGCAAAAGCAGCGATCAGCAATGGATTCTGCAACTCAGGAAGCTCAGTGATATGCAGCGCCTCCGACAAGGGTTCTTCTCGCGCGGCATCGTGTTCCTGTCCAGCTTCGTTTGCCATACTCTCTCCCAGATGGCTCTCCATGCTCCAAAATAACGCGGCCCTCTATGCTTTACCTCCAAAAGTGTATCACACGCAGAGTAAGTTCGCTTTTTGCGCTTCACAAGAGACCTATAACTTCATGGAATATAACTCTACGTTCTTTACAAGATCGCGCGGTTATGCCAGGATAGCCTTATGAAAATCATCATTGCGCCCCAGGCCCTCAAAGGCAGCCTTGACGCCGCCCAGGCGGCCCAGGCTATCGCGCGAGGCTTGCAGCGCGCCTGGCCCGACGCGCAGTATATTCTGCTGCCCGTCGCCGACGGTGGCGAAGGCACAGTACGGGCGCTCGTCGAGGCCGCTGGCGGGCAAATCATTCCGACCGGTGTCACCGGCCCGCTTGGCAAATCTGTTGAAAGCTTCTTCGGCATTCTGGCAGCCCCCGTCGCAGGCGCGCCGCCCACAGCCGTTATCGAAATGGCCGCCGCTGCCGGGCTGCCGCTTGTTCCCCCGGCACAGCGCGACCCACGCATCACTACGACACGCGGCGTCGGTGAACTGATGCTCCAGGCGCTGGATGCGGGCTACCGCCGCTTCATCATCGGCATTGGCGGCAGCGCCACCAACGACGGCGGCGCGGGCATGGCTCAGGCGCTGGGCGCGGCGCTGCTCGACGAATACGGCGCGGAACTCCCGCCAGGGGGGGCGGCGCTGGCCCGGCTCAGCAGAGTCGTGGTAACGGGCCTCGACCCGCGACTACACGAAAGCAGTATCCTCGTCGCCTGCGATGTCACCAATCCCCTCTGCGGGCCAACGGGCGCGTCGGCCATCTACGGCCCACAGAAAGGCGCGACGCCCGCCATCGTCGCAGAACTTGATGCCGCGCTGGCGCACTACGCTGCCATACTGCATCGTGACCTGGGACAAGACGTGCGCGATGTGCCTGGCGCGGGCGCGGCTGGCGGCCTGGGCGCGGGCCTGCTCGCCTTTCTCAACGCCACACTCACCCCTGGTGCGCCGCTCATCCTCGACACGCTGCGCCTGGACGACCATCTGCGCGAGGCGGCGCTGCTGTTCACCGCCGAGGGCCGTCTGGACGGGCAGACCCTCTATGGCAAGACCGTTGCGGCTGTGGCCGCTCGCGCGCAGGCCCAGGACGTACCCGTCATCGCCCTGGCCGGAAGCCTGGGCGCGGGCTATGAAGCGATCTATCAGATCGGGGGCAGTGCTATCATCCCCCTGCCCGATGCGCCCATATCCTTGAAAACAGCCCTACGTCGTGCCGACAGTCTGCTTGCCGCAGCCGCCGAACGCGCCGCGCGGCTCATCATAATTGGAAGGCAGATGTCCCCAGGGTCATAACTGCCCTCATACATACCTGGAGAGAACATATGCTCAAGATCAGACGCTATCAGAGTGCAGACAGCGACATCGTATGGGAATTACACGACGCCGCATTGACGCCAACAGGCGCGCACCTCGGCAGCGACTCCTGGTACGATGATTTAGACCAGATCGAACAGGCGTACCTGCAAAACGGCGGGGAATTTCTGGTCGGCGAATACGAAGGCAAGGTGGTTGCTATGGGCGCATTGAAACAGACTTCAGCCGAGCGCGCCGAAATCAAAAGGATGCGTGTAGCGCCGACATACCAGGGGCGCGGATTCGGCCAGGCCATGCTGGACGCGCTGGAACAAAAAGCAAAAGAACTCGGCTATACAACGCTCCATCTGGATACCGGCGTCAAAATGGTCGCCGCCCAGCGACTCTACCGCAAAAACGGCTTTAGGGAAATCAGCAAAGGAAGCATCGCGGACGTAGAGGTAATCTTTTTTGAGAAAAGCATCTCCTGACAGTCAGCGCCTCCCCTTGTCAAATTATTTCGAGGGCTACTTGCGCAAGAACGGCAGCAGACCGCTCAGGCGGCTGGTGGCGCGCTCTTTGCTCGGAACCCGGCTGTACCCCTCATGGGCCTGGCGCATAATCTCGCGCAGTTGCGCCAGGTGCGAATCTTCGTGCATCAAGCCCAGCAGAAAGCGGCCAGTAGCGTTCATCGGCCCCAAGCTCGCAAATCCGGTATACATGACCTCAAGATGCGGCTGATACGGCCAGCTATCCAGAAAGGCGTGACGCATATGGCGGCTCTCTTCCAGCCGCTGGCGCACCTGCGCCACCGAACGGATCGTTCGCCAATCCGTCTCATAGCGCGACCTGCCCTCGATCTCAATCCCCCGCGCCAGCGCCGAACCCAGGGCAGCCGCCTCCTCAGAAGAAGCCGTCGCGTGGACAATAACATGGCCCAGTGTCCAGGGCAGATTTACCTCTGCGCTGGCGCCAAACGCATCATTAGCGTCAGGGTCTTCAGGCACAAACACTACATCGGCGGCTGTCGCCTCCTCGATGATCGCCAGCACCGTATCAATCATTTCATCGGTCAGCGTGTGCAGATCAGCATGGGAAAGGTTACGGGCCAGATCAGCCAGCGTCTGATCCCCCTGGCGCACCCCATCAAAATCCAGCATGATCATTCCTCACTCCAAAAAAAGATGAGAACTTACGCTAAATTAGCATATTTTCTCTTAATCAACAACAGGGCTGCGCATCATCGCAGCTTCATCGTAACACTTTTGGCTGAGCAACGACTTGTTTAGGGAGAACAACACGGTTCAGCTAGCAGAACACGATGTTTGAGGAAGTGGAAGTTGATGAAAGCACCTTCGCCTGGATCGGAACCGGATGATTCACCGGCAGCCGCGCTCTATCGGCAGCATGGGCCGCTGATCTTTGCCTGGCTGCTCAAGAAAATCCCTGCTCAGGAAGATGCGGAAGACCTGCTGCTTGAGGTCTTTTTGGCAGCCTTTGAGCGCAATCGCTTGCTTGCCGTCCCGGAAGAGAAGCGGCTAGCCTGGCTGCTGAGCGTCGCGCAGCACAAGCTGGTGGACTATTACCGGCTTTCCAGCCGACGCCAGCAGGTGCCACTGGACGCAGTGGCTGCCACGCTGGAAGCGGATGAGGCGCTGGCTCCCGAAGCAGTGGCTCTTCGCCACGAACGCCACGCCAACCTGCGCGCAGCCTTACACGGCTTATCACCGATTCAGCAAGAAGTGGTGCGGCTTCGCTTCGGGGAGGGTCTGCGCTGCGCCCAAATTGCCACAGTGCTAGGTAAGCGGGAAGGCGCGGTGCGCAGCCTGCTCTGGCGCGCCCTCACACTCTTGCGGGCGCGCTACGGGGGAGATCAGGAAGGAAAAGACCGCGATGGCTAACGATGACGAACCCATCAACTTTGAAGAGGTGGCGCGCCTCCAAAATCTGGATGAACAGATCGATCAGCGCCTGCGTGAACGCGCCTCGGCACAGTCCGACCAGTACACGGCGCTGGACGCGCCGCTCATCCAGGATTTACATGACTTCTACCGGCCTCGCAGCCAGACATTCCAGAGCGGATTGGACCGCGTGTGGAACCGTCTGGAACAGCGCGGTGTGGCTTCTATTCGACAACACTACCAACCCGACGAACCGATTGATCGGTCTCGCGTGCATCAAGAAAGGCTGCGTCCTATGCAACGCCTCTTTCATACCACCCGGCGCTGGTCATCGCGTGTCAGCGCCCTGGTCGCCGTCGCACTGCTTGTTGTCCTGATTGGGGGTCTGACCCTTGGTCTGATTCTGGTGCGTCACAATGGGAATAACACGGCTAATGGCCCCCAGAACCAGGTAACGACGGCGCCAACCAAGACGCCTTTCACCGTCACCAGCGTTGATCTGGCTGTCAAGCCCGCCAGTATCGCCGGGATGGCCTGTGGAAGCTCCGTTCACTTCACCTACACTGGTACCTTTCATATTCCGGCAGGGACAGCCGGGGGGACCATTCGGTTTGAATACACGCTCAACAATGGGCGGTCCTCCACCAATGCCAGCGTCAAGGTCAGCCCAGGGCAGACGACCCAAACCTATACGTTTTCCAGTTCGGGGACACTGCCTCCCGATCATACCTATCCGGGGATTGCCGAAATCCTGGTGATCAGTCCTCACGCGGTCCATTCGCCGCAGGTGAAGCCCAGCGGCTCTTGTGTCGCCGCCGCCTTCCATGTGACGAGCGTTTCTATGGCCGTCAGCCCGGCTTCTCTAGCTGGCCTGGCCTGCGGAACCCAGATCACTGTCACCTACACGGCTACCTTCCATCTCGCTGCTGGTGGCCCAGGAGGAACGATTCACTTTGAGTACACGGTGAACAATGGGCGTGGGTCGTCCAACGCGAGCATAAACGTTGCCGCCGGACAGACGACCGCTACCTATAGTTTCAAGTGGTCAGGCCAGCTTCCGCCTGACCATACCTACCCGGAAGGCGGCAGCGTGATCGTCAATAGCCCGAACCAGATCACTTCATCGCCGGTGGCTCCCGCTGGCTCTTGCAGCTAGAGTGAGCCTGCTGACGGTTTTCACCGCGATCCAGAGGGCTGGACAAGCCGCCAGAATATGGAGTCTGGCGACTTGTCCAGCCCTCTGTTTGTTAGCTGGTTCTCCCAAATCTGAGGTGTTGGCAAGCGAGGCGTGTTACTTGTAGCGCCGCCATCCTGGCGGCCAGCGTTGGCCTGCTGGTCCGCTGGCCTGGAGGGCGAACGCTCGCCCTGGCGCAGCGTTGGCCGCCTGGAAGGCGGCGCTACCAGTGACCCCCGATCATTGGTGGAACCATGTTAGCTCGCTAACGTTACACTGTTCCCTCAATATGGTATGCTTTGGGCAAATCCCGTATTCCAGCGTCGTATATTCTGGCAAGAAGATTGGCGCCCCAGCCAAAGGAGGTTTCCCAATGGATTTTGCCCTCAGCAGCGAACAAAAGATGGTTCAGGAAACAGTACGCCGCTTTGTTGATCATGAACTCATCCCCCTGGAGGCCGAGGCCCTGCGCAACGAAGGCCGCTACGCGCACGCCATTCCCAATGACAAGTACCACGAACTGCAAGAGAAAGCTAAAGCGATGGGTTTCTGGGGCATCAACACCCCCAAAGAATACGGCGGCGCGGAACTGGGAGCCGTCATGACCGCCCTCATCGCAATGGAAATGGGGCGCACGCTCATCCCCTTCAACTTTGGCGGCAGCGCCGATAACATCCTGTATGAAGGAAACGAAGACCAGAAGCGCCGCTATCTCATTCCCACCATTGAAGGCAAGCTGCGTAGCTGCTTCGCCATCACCGAGCCGGGCGCTGGCTCCGACCCGTCGGCCATTCGCACCACCGCCGTCAAAGATGGCGCCCACTGGGTCATCAACGGCGAAAAAATCTTCATTACCGGCGGCAACGAAGCCGATTTCGTGATGGTCATCGCCGTCACCGACAAGAAAGCCGATGTGCATAACGGTGGGGCTACCTGCTTCATCGCGGACCGCGAGATGGGCTGGAAGTCTAGCCCGATCCCCACGATGGGCGGCTGGTCCCCGGCGGCGCTCTCCTTCCAGGACGTGCGCGTGCCAGAGGAAAACGTGCTGGGCCAGGTCGGCCAGGGATTCAGGCTCGGCATGAACTGGATCGGCCAGGGCCGCTGGCTCATCGCCTCGCGCGCTGTCGGAACCGCCGAGCGCCTGCTGCAAATGGCAATTGACCACTCCAAGCAGCGCGTCACCTTCGGCCAGCCCATTGCCGACCGCCAGGCCATTCAGTGGATGATCGCTGA encodes:
- a CDS encoding inorganic pyrophosphatase; translated protein: MDHTDFWHKLDTLIAASTLKIDRPKGSTHPRYPDFLYPLDYGYLEGTTSADGGGIDVWIGSLPEKSLTALLCAVDLEKRDSEIKLLLGCTPHEAQRLLAIHNNGTQSAILLERPGEA
- a CDS encoding aminotransferase class I/II-fold pyridoxal phosphate-dependent enzyme, which gives rise to MSENPPNWNLETLLVHTGEHQAPQDVARQGMPTSLPIYASATFVHDDADALDSAFEPPAPDAPPVFSYSRHGNPTVAGLEQALAAAECGKGAVAFGSGMAALYAALLAAGLAPGETIIAANNLYGASTGMLRKIFAPQGARVILRDLTDTAATCQAIEEEQPTVVLLETISNPLLQVCDLPTIAEAGRKVGAVIVVDSTFTTPILLRPLEQGADIVVHSATKYLGGHGDALGGVAIANTSYHLSAITSNLRMLGGVLSPFEARLISRGLKTLALRMERHCANAASVARWLAQDARVSCVYYPGLPTHPQHELASRLLRNGLYGGMVSFEIRNADRAAVHRFMDALRLCLCGTSLGDVYSLISYSARSSHRDLTPAQRAEQGISDGLVRLSVGIEHPNDIIADLDQALAAIQTEV
- a CDS encoding PAC2 family protein translates to MANEAGQEHDAAREEPLSEALHITELPELQNPLLIAAFAGWNDAAGAASWAVHFLVDRWGARRFAEIDAEEFFAFTDTRPQTRLTGGVVREITWPGNEFYYARRPEPPEGATRPRRRAEPSRDVILLMGTEPNLRWKTFTRIITGVCRRLNVAQVALLGGLLADVPHTRPVPITAASTTNQLAEELARMGMGGSKYQGPTGILGVLHDACRQEHISALSLWGAAPHYLTVSPNLQVSVALLARLNEVLGLRVNLRELQLGATRFQERVSAVVAQDQEAANYVRQLEERLNSGADEDIVPLIEAEPGVAGESQPPRPSGDLPSAEVLIQDIEELLRQNRRGDSSDDEGAEADE
- a CDS encoding glycerate kinase; the encoded protein is MKIIIAPQALKGSLDAAQAAQAIARGLQRAWPDAQYILLPVADGGEGTVRALVEAAGGQIIPTGVTGPLGKSVESFFGILAAPVAGAPPTAVIEMAAAAGLPLVPPAQRDPRITTTRGVGELMLQALDAGYRRFIIGIGGSATNDGGAGMAQALGAALLDEYGAELPPGGAALARLSRVVVTGLDPRLHESSILVACDVTNPLCGPTGASAIYGPQKGATPAIVAELDAALAHYAAILHRDLGQDVRDVPGAGAAGGLGAGLLAFLNATLTPGAPLILDTLRLDDHLREAALLFTAEGRLDGQTLYGKTVAAVAARAQAQDVPVIALAGSLGAGYEAIYQIGGSAIIPLPDAPISLKTALRRADSLLAAAAERAARLIIIGRQMSPGS
- a CDS encoding GNAT family N-acetyltransferase, with protein sequence MLKIRRYQSADSDIVWELHDAALTPTGAHLGSDSWYDDLDQIEQAYLQNGGEFLVGEYEGKVVAMGALKQTSAERAEIKRMRVAPTYQGRGFGQAMLDALEQKAKELGYTTLHLDTGVKMVAAQRLYRKNGFREISKGSIADVEVIFFEKSIS
- a CDS encoding DinB family protein, coding for MLDFDGVRQGDQTLADLARNLSHADLHTLTDEMIDTVLAIIEEATAADVVFVPEDPDANDAFGASAEVNLPWTLGHVIVHATASSEEAAALGSALARGIEIEGRSRYETDWRTIRSVAQVRQRLEESRHMRHAFLDSWPYQPHLEVMYTGFASLGPMNATGRFLLGLMHEDSHLAQLREIMRQAHEGYSRVPSKERATSRLSGLLPFLRK
- a CDS encoding sigma-70 family RNA polymerase sigma factor, giving the protein MKAPSPGSEPDDSPAAALYRQHGPLIFAWLLKKIPAQEDAEDLLLEVFLAAFERNRLLAVPEEKRLAWLLSVAQHKLVDYYRLSSRRQQVPLDAVAATLEADEALAPEAVALRHERHANLRAALHGLSPIQQEVVRLRFGEGLRCAQIATVLGKREGAVRSLLWRALTLLRARYGGDQEGKDRDG
- a CDS encoding acyl-CoA dehydrogenase family protein, with amino-acid sequence MDFALSSEQKMVQETVRRFVDHELIPLEAEALRNEGRYAHAIPNDKYHELQEKAKAMGFWGINTPKEYGGAELGAVMTALIAMEMGRTLIPFNFGGSADNILYEGNEDQKRRYLIPTIEGKLRSCFAITEPGAGSDPSAIRTTAVKDGAHWVINGEKIFITGGNEADFVMVIAVTDKKADVHNGGATCFIADREMGWKSSPIPTMGGWSPAALSFQDVRVPEENVLGQVGQGFRLGMNWIGQGRWLIASRAVGTAERLLQMAIDHSKQRVTFGQPIADRQAIQWMIADSRVEIQASKWLALHAAWKAERGMDTRHDAGIAKLYASNMVNRVVDRVMQIHGGMGYTKEMPIERWYRDVRVTRIYEGTDEIQHFIIARDLLRGYVKLGEWIANED